One window of the Eucalyptus grandis isolate ANBG69807.140 chromosome 8, ASM1654582v1, whole genome shotgun sequence genome contains the following:
- the LOC104456692 gene encoding bZIP transcription factor 53: MNYAILMFRVRIVHSFSVVFLYWFYALENGFGSASGELGSDGDLRLGGVADDERKRKRMESNRESARRSRMRRQKQLEDLVGEVGQLQQANAQLVASINAAAQKYAEVESANNVLRMQLTDRLRSLNSVLEIVEVVSGLAIDIPEIPDPLMKPWQIPRPIQPIMASADLFEC; encoded by the exons ATGAACTACGCGATCCTCATGTTCCGGGTGCGGATCGTCCACTCCTTCTCGGTGGTGTTCCTCTACTGGTTCTAC GCCCTCGAAAATGGGTTCGGTTCGGCGTCAGGCGAGCTGGGATCCGATGGCGACCTGAGGCTCGGTGGGGTGGCCGATGatgaaaggaagaggaagaggatggaGTCCAACAGGGAATCGGCCAGGCGCTCCCGGATGAGGAGGCAGAAGCAGCTGGAGGATTTGGTCGGAGAAGTGGGGCAACTGCAGCAGGCTAACGCTCAGCTCGTGGCGAGTATCAATGCGGCTGCGCAGAAGTATGCTGAGGTTGAATCGGCCAACAATGTCCTCAGGATGCAACTTACCGACAGGCTCCGGTCCCTGAACTCGGTGCTTGAGATCGTGGAGGTGGTCAGTGGGCTCGCGATTGATATTCCCGAGATTCCCGACCCGTTGATGAAGCCCTGGCAGATCCCTCGTCCGATACAGCCCATAATGGCATCTGCAGACCTGTTTGAGTGCTGA